One Ezakiella massiliensis genomic window, ATGTATATAGTAAAAGATGCTATGGTAATATATAAAAACTCAGAGCAAAATAAAACGATAAATAAATATTTTAAATTATATGAGTTAGAGCATCTTTCTTCAAAATATGGAGAATTTTTGTTCGAGCGTTAGGATAAGTGCATCTAGGGAACCGTGATTTATCAAAGGACCAAGCGATGCAAGAAGTGCTTAATTGGCACTTCCACACCGTAGGGATAAAAACCCAGACGGGTAGGTTTTCCCTACCCGTCTGGGTTTTGTGTTTTTAATGGACATTTTGTCAATTTTTTATGTAATATAGGAGGTCATTATGAAAGTAGCAATTATTATGGGAAGCATTAGCGACAGAGATGTAATGGAAAGGGCAAAGAAGATTTTAGATAAGTTTGGAATTGAAACACATTGTGAAGTTATTTCTGCCCACAGGACTCCAGAAAGAGCCATTGAATTTGCATCAACAGCTAGAGAAAATGGCATTGATGCAATTATTGCCATTGCAGGAAAGGCTGCTCACCTAGCAGGTGTTGTAGCTGCCATTACAACTGTGCCAGTAATCGGTGTTCCAGGCAAAACATCTGTAATGGGTGGGCTTGATTCACTCTTCTCAGTTGTACAAATGCCAAAGGGAATTCCAGTTGCAACAGTTGCAATTGACGGTGGAGAAAATGCAGGTCTACTTGCAGTTTCAATGCTATCCTTGAAATACCCTGAACTCGTTAATAAACTTCAAGCCTATAGACAAGAGCTAAAGGACCAAGTAGTAGAAATGAATGAGGAGCTAGGCAAATAAATGAGCGGCGTAGCTGGTGTTTATTCAAAAAATAGTAGCGCAAAAGAGTATATTTATTATATGCTCTACGCCCTCCAACACAGGGGCCAAGAATCTGCAGGGATTGCTTGCTATAACAATGGTCTTATAGATTATCATAAGTCACAGGGTTTGGTTAATGACGTTTTTCCTAAGGATATTATGGAAAGATTGGCTGGCAATATCGCCATTGGACATGTAAGAATGGCTGCCAAGGATGAGGGGCTTGACTACCCTTATTTGCAACCAATAGTTGCTGGATACAGGCAAGGGGCCTTGGGTATTGTCCACGATGGGCATATTTCAAACGCTCCTCAATTAAAAGAAGACTTGCAAAACCAAGGTTATATGTTTCAATCTTTCTTAGATACAGAAGTTATAGCGACCTTGCTAGCAAAAAATACCAAGGAAAATATTGAACAATCCATATTAGACACTGTTAAGATGTTAAAGGGATCCTATTCTATTATAGTTATGGCCAATGAAAGTCTTTATGCAATTAGAGATTTTTACGGAATAAAGCCACTTTCAATTGGCAAGCTCAATGATAAATATCTGGTCGCAAGTGAAACTTGTGCCTTTGATTCAATAGGTGCAGAATTTGTCAGAGACGTTGATCCAGGTGAAATTATTAGAATTAACGAAAATGGCATAGAAGTAGTTCAAAAAGGCGATCCATCTAGAAGGAAGCTTGGAGTTTTTGAGATGGTCTATATAGCAAGACCTGACTCATATATTGATGGCAAATCAATTTACTCGGTCAGGAGAAATGCAGGAAAGATTTTGGCCCAAGAATCTCCAGTCGACGCAGACCTAGTTGTTGGGGCTCCTGATAGTGGAATTAGCTTTGCTATTGGTTATGCGGAAGAGTCCGGCATTAAATATACAGAGGGCATTATAAAAAACAGATATGTAGGCAGGACCTTTATTCAGCCAACTCAAGAAATGCGTGAGCTAGCTGTTAGAATTAAATTAAATCCACTTAGGGAGTATATCGAAGGCAAGAGGATAGTTTTGGTTGATGACTCTATCGTAAGGGGCACAACTATGAAGAGGACTGTTAAAATGCTAAGAGATGTAGGCGTCAAGGAAATTCATTTGAGGATTGGAAGCCCAATGGTTAAGTATTCATCCAATTTGGTTATGAACACACCTACCAAGGCTGAGCTAATTGCAGCTAACCATACAAAAGATGAAATTAGAGATATAATTGGTGCCGATAGTTTGGAATTTATATCTACAGATGGGCTGTACAAAGCTCTTGGAGGCAGAGAATTTACCGAGGCTTGTTTTACAGGAGTATTCCCAGAAGGGACAATATAAGGAGGATTGTATGACATTATCTTACAAAGATGCAGGCGTTGACAAGGAGCAGGGCTATCGTCAAGTTCAAATGATTAAGGAGCACATCCAAAGGACAAACCGTGATGGAGTCATGGGTGGCATTGGTGGTTTTAGCGGATTATTTAAATTAAATAATTACAAAAATCCAGTGCTCGTAAGTGGTACAGATGGTGTTGGAACCAAGTTAAAATTTGCTTTCCTATGCGATAAGCACGACACAATAGGTATTGACGCTGTTGCTATGTGCGTTAACGATATTTTATGCCAAGGTGCCGAACCTTTATTCTTTTTGGATTACATTGCAACAGGTAAACTAATTCCAGAAAAGATGACTGAAATCGTAAAGGGCGTTGCCGATGGTTGCGTTCAAGCTGGAGCTGCTTTAATAGGCGGTGAAACAGCAGAGATGCCAGGTTTTTATAGCGAAGACGAATATGATATTGCAGGTTTTGCAGTTGGCTGCGTAGAAGAAGATGAAATTATCACAAATGACGCAGTTAGCGAAGGGGATGTTTTAATCGGGCTTCAATCATCAGGTATTCACTCCAACGGCTATTCCTTAGTTAGGAAGATTGTATTTGATGTTTCAAAGGCAGATTTGGATAAGGTCTATGATGGACTTGATAAACCTCTCAAAGAAGAGCTTTTAACTCCAACCAGAATTTATAAGGATGCAGTTTTTGCTTTAAAAGACAAGGTTAAAATCCATGGTATGTGCCATATTACTGGTGGTGGATTTTATGAAAATATTCCTAGGATGATTCCTGATGGACTTTTTGCAGAAATTGATACAAAGGATATTAAGAGACCTGCAATTTTTGATCTCTTGCAAGAATGGGCAAACATCAATACAAAAGAAATGTATTCGACTTTTAATATGGGCATAGGCTTTATATTTGCTTTGGCCAAGGACGATAAGGATGCAGCTCTAGAAGCTCTGAAAGCTGCTGGAGAAGAGCCAGTTGTACTTGGAGAAATCGAAAAAGGTCAAGGAGACAAATGCATAATAAAAGGGTTATAATTTTAATTTCAGGCGGTGGATCCAATATGGAATCCATCGCCAGAAATGTAAAAGATATTGATATTGTGGGCGTATATGCCGACCGTGAGTGCGGTGGAATTGATAGGGCAAAAAATCTAGGCTTGAGAGCAGAGTTAATTTCTAGCAGTTTTTTTAAAAACATTGCTGATATCATAAAAGAAAAACAAATTGATTTTATTATCCTGGCTGGTTTTTTAAAAATTCTTCCAAGCGATTTTGTTAAGTCGGCCCCTCCAATTTTAAATATACATCCGTCGCTCTTACCTAAATACGGGGGAAAGGGATGTCATGGCATAAATGTTCACAGGATGGTTTTAGAGGCTAATGATAAGTATTCTGGTGCAAGTGTACATATAGTAGACACCGGCATAGATACAGGGCCAATAATTATGCAGTCCTTTATATCTATTGAAGGATTAAAGACTGCTGAGGAAATTGCAGCAAGGGTTTTAACTACTGAGCATAAGCTTTACAGTATGGCTATTAATGAATTTATTAGAAATGGAGGAGACAAATGAAGCTAGCATTATTTTCATGCTATGATAAGAATGGGATTGAAGACTTTGCCAAAGAACTTATTAATTTAGGTTATGGAATTTTATCCACAGGCGGAACATTAAAATATCTTCACGACAAGGGCATTGAAGCTATGGACGTCAGTGAGTACACTGGTTTTCATGAATGTTTTGATGGAAGAGTAAAGACTCTTCATCCAAAGGTTCATGCAGGTATCTTGTATAGACGCGAAAATACAAAAGACGTTAAGGAATTAAAAGAACTTGGCGCTCAACCAATTGATATAGTTGTAAATAGCCTATATCCATTTGTAAACACATATCTTTCAGATGCAAGCGATGATGAAATCGTAGAAAAAATTGACATAGGTGGACCAAGTATGATCAGGGCCGCTGCAAAGAATTATAAATATACAAATATTATCGTCGACAACAGCGACTTTGAAATCGTCATTGAAGAATTAAAAGAACGTGGCGACACAAAACCAGAAACCAGGATGTATCTTGCAAAGAAGGCTTTTAACCTAACAGCTAATTATGACGCTTGGATTGCCAAATACTTTAACGAAAAAATGGATGACGAATTCCCAGATCTCTTAACTATTCCTTTCCACAAGGAAGGTGAATTAAGATATGGCGAAAACCCACATCAAAAAGCTTTTAGATACAATATGTATAATGGAGAAGTGGGAGGCATTTGCCAAGGAAAAGTCCTTCACGGCAAAGAGTTAAGCTTCAATAATATTTATGATGCTAGTGCAGCTGTTGAAATGGTAAAACTCTTTTATGAAAAGCCAGCAATCGTTGCAGTTAAACATACAAATCCATGCGGAGTAGCTGAGGCTGATACCATTAAAGAAGCTTATTTAAAGGCCTACGCATGTGACACATCATCAATATTTGGTGGAATTATTGCATCTAATCGCGAAATAGACAAGGAAACCGCCGAAGAAATGGTCAAGATTTTCCTTGAAGTAATCATTGCACCAAGCTTTAGCGAGGAAGCTCTAGAAGTTTTAACAAGCAAGAAAAACTTAAGGCTAATTGAAATTCCTGAAATAGTTGACGGTCCAAAAGATGGTATGGATATGAAAATCGTACCAGGCACCATGATCATCCAAGAGAGAGACATGGCTGAGGATTGTAAGCTGACAGTTATGAGTAAGGTTCAACCTACTGATAGTGAACTTGAAGATATTAAATTTGCCTTAAAGGCTGTTAAATTTGCAAAATCAAATGCTGTTGTCCTCGCTAAG contains:
- the purF gene encoding amidophosphoribosyltransferase — protein: MSGVAGVYSKNSSAKEYIYYMLYALQHRGQESAGIACYNNGLIDYHKSQGLVNDVFPKDIMERLAGNIAIGHVRMAAKDEGLDYPYLQPIVAGYRQGALGIVHDGHISNAPQLKEDLQNQGYMFQSFLDTEVIATLLAKNTKENIEQSILDTVKMLKGSYSIIVMANESLYAIRDFYGIKPLSIGKLNDKYLVASETCAFDSIGAEFVRDVDPGEIIRINENGIEVVQKGDPSRRKLGVFEMVYIARPDSYIDGKSIYSVRRNAGKILAQESPVDADLVVGAPDSGISFAIGYAEESGIKYTEGIIKNRYVGRTFIQPTQEMRELAVRIKLNPLREYIEGKRIVLVDDSIVRGTTMKRTVKMLRDVGVKEIHLRIGSPMVKYSSNLVMNTPTKAELIAANHTKDEIRDIIGADSLEFISTDGLYKALGGREFTEACFTGVFPEGTI
- a CDS encoding phosphoribosylglycinamide formyltransferase; this encodes MHNKRVIILISGGGSNMESIARNVKDIDIVGVYADRECGGIDRAKNLGLRAELISSSFFKNIADIIKEKQIDFIILAGFLKILPSDFVKSAPPILNIHPSLLPKYGGKGCHGINVHRMVLEANDKYSGASVHIVDTGIDTGPIIMQSFISIEGLKTAEEIAARVLTTEHKLYSMAINEFIRNGGDK
- the purM gene encoding phosphoribosylformylglycinamidine cyclo-ligase, encoding MTLSYKDAGVDKEQGYRQVQMIKEHIQRTNRDGVMGGIGGFSGLFKLNNYKNPVLVSGTDGVGTKLKFAFLCDKHDTIGIDAVAMCVNDILCQGAEPLFFLDYIATGKLIPEKMTEIVKGVADGCVQAGAALIGGETAEMPGFYSEDEYDIAGFAVGCVEEDEIITNDAVSEGDVLIGLQSSGIHSNGYSLVRKIVFDVSKADLDKVYDGLDKPLKEELLTPTRIYKDAVFALKDKVKIHGMCHITGGGFYENIPRMIPDGLFAEIDTKDIKRPAIFDLLQEWANINTKEMYSTFNMGIGFIFALAKDDKDAALEALKAAGEEPVVLGEIEKGQGDKCIIKGL
- the purE gene encoding 5-(carboxyamino)imidazole ribonucleotide mutase, with the protein product MKVAIIMGSISDRDVMERAKKILDKFGIETHCEVISAHRTPERAIEFASTARENGIDAIIAIAGKAAHLAGVVAAITTVPVIGVPGKTSVMGGLDSLFSVVQMPKGIPVATVAIDGGENAGLLAVSMLSLKYPELVNKLQAYRQELKDQVVEMNEELGK
- the purH gene encoding bifunctional phosphoribosylaminoimidazolecarboxamide formyltransferase/IMP cyclohydrolase, whose product is MKLALFSCYDKNGIEDFAKELINLGYGILSTGGTLKYLHDKGIEAMDVSEYTGFHECFDGRVKTLHPKVHAGILYRRENTKDVKELKELGAQPIDIVVNSLYPFVNTYLSDASDDEIVEKIDIGGPSMIRAAAKNYKYTNIIVDNSDFEIVIEELKERGDTKPETRMYLAKKAFNLTANYDAWIAKYFNEKMDDEFPDLLTIPFHKEGELRYGENPHQKAFRYNMYNGEVGGICQGKVLHGKELSFNNIYDASAAVEMVKLFYEKPAIVAVKHTNPCGVAEADTIKEAYLKAYACDTSSIFGGIIASNREIDKETAEEMVKIFLEVIIAPSFSEEALEVLTSKKNLRLIEIPEIVDGPKDGMDMKIVPGTMIIQERDMAEDCKLTVMSKVQPTDSELEDIKFALKAVKFAKSNAVVLAKDGATVGIGLGNVNRFFAVEAALKQAGDKANGAVLASDGFFPFDDCIRLLAKHGVKAIVEPGGSIKDKDTINAADELELALLFSGKRHFKH